A portion of the Oncorhynchus masou masou isolate Uvic2021 unplaced genomic scaffold, UVic_Omas_1.1 unplaced_scaffold_1949, whole genome shotgun sequence genome contains these proteins:
- the LOC135532624 gene encoding cytochrome P450 3A27-like, which translates to MMSFLPYFSAETWTFLALLITLIVVYGYWPYGVFTKMGIPGPKPLPYFGTMMEYRKGMNNFDTECFQKYGRIWGIYDGRQPALCIMDKSMIKTVLIKECYNIFTNRRNFHLNGELFDAVSVAEDDSWRRIRSVLSPSFTSGRLKEMFGIMKQHSSNLLSGMKKQADKDQPIELKEFFGPYSMDVVTSTAFSVDIDSLNNPSDPFVSNVKKMLKFDLFNPLFLLVAFFPFTGPILEKMKFSFFPAAVTDFFYASLAKIKSGRDSGISTNRVDFLQLMIDSQKGNDTKTGEEQTKGLTDHEILSQAMIFIFAGYETSSSTMSFLAYNLATNPHVMTKLQEEIDTVFPNKAPIQYEALMQMDYLDCVLNESLRLYPIAPRLERVAKKTVEINGIIIPKDCVVLVPTWTLHRDPEIWSDPEEFKPERFSKENKEPIDPYTYMPFGAGPRNCIGMRFALIMIKLAMVELLQSFTFSVCDETEIPLEMDNQGLLMPKRPIKLRLEARRNTLSNTTATTLKSPTT; encoded by the exons ATGATGAGTTTTCTGCCATACTTCTCCGCTGAGACCTGGACCTTCCTGGCCCTCCTCATCACCCTCATTGTAGT gtacgGGTACTGGCCCTACGGTGTATTCACTAAGATGGGTATCCCTGGTCCCAAACCCCTACCTTACTTTGGCACAATGATGGAGTATAGAAAG ggCATGAATAACTTTGACACAGAGTGCTTTCAGAAGTATGGGAGAATCTGGGG GATCTATGATGGGAGGCAGCCTGCTCTGTGTATCATGGACAAAAGCATGATCAAGACCGTCCTGATTAAAGAGTGTTACAACATCTTCACCAACcgcagg AACTTCCATCTGAATGGTGAGCTGTTTGACGCGGTGTCCGTTGCCGAGGACGATTCATGGAGACGGATCCGTagtgtcctctcaccttcctttacctCTGGACGACTAAAGGAG atgtTTGGTATCATGAAGCAGCACTCTTCTAACCTGCTGAGCGGAATGAAGAAGCAGGCAGATAAAGACCAGCCCATTGAACTGAAGGA GTTCTTTGGGCCCTACAGTATGGACGTGGTCACCAGCACAGCCTTCAGTGTGGACATTGACTCTCTGAACAACCCTTCAGACCCCTTTGTCTCCAACGTCAAGAAGATGCTCAAGTTCGACCTgttcaacccactgttcctcctAGTcg ctttcTTTCCCTTCACAGGTCCTATCTTGGAGAAGATGAAGTTTTCTTTCTTCCCGGCTGCGGTGACAGACTTCTTTTATGCCTCGCTGGCTAAGATCAAATCTGGACGTGACTCTGGGATCTCAACC AATCGGGTGGATTTCTTACAGCTGATGATCGACTCTCAGAAAGGCAACGACAcaaagacaggagaggaacagactAAAG gacTGACTGATCATGAGATCTTGTCTCAGGCCATGATCTTCATCTTCGCTGGCTACGAGACCAGCAGCAGTACAATGAGTTTCCTGGCCTATAACCTGGCAACCAACCCCCATGTCATGACCAAACTGCAAGAGGAGATAGATACTGTGTTCCCCAACAAG GCTCCAATCCAGTACGAAGCTCTGATGCAGATGGACTATTTGGACTGTGTTTTGAACGAGTCTCTGAGACTGTACCCCATCGCCCCGCGACTAGAGAGGGTCGCCAAGAAGACGGTGGAGATCAATGGCATCATCATCCCCAAAGACTGCGTTGTCCTGGTTCCCACATGGACCCTCCACCGTGACCCAGAGATCTGGTCCGACCCTGAGGAGTTCAAACCAGAGAG GTTCAGTAAGGAGAACAAGGAGCCTATTGATCCATACACGTACATGCCGTTTGGGGCGGGGCCCAGGAACTGTATCGGGATGCGCTTCGCCCTGATCATGATCAAACTGGCCATGGTCGAGCTCCTCCAGAGTTTCACTTTCTCCGTCTGCGACGAGACCGAG ATCCCTCTGGAGATGGACAACCAGGGTCTGCTGATGCCAAAACGACCAATCAAACTGAGGCTGGAGGCCCGTAGAAACACCCTGAGCAACACCACAGCTACCACTCTGAAGAGTCCAACAACGTGA